From the Kitasatospora atroaurantiaca genome, the window CAAGGGGTCGGACGGAGCGACCCCGATCCAGCCCTCGAAGCCGACCACGCTGCCGACGCCTCCCGCGCCCACCAACCCGCCCACGCCGACGGCGCCGCCGACCACTCAGCCGCCGACCACCGCGCCGCCGGTCACCCCGACCGCGCCGGGTACGCCCAGCACCCCGGGCACGCCCACCGGCACGGGGTCGCCGTCCGCCTCGGCCTCCACGTCGGCCTCCACGTCGAGCTCGGCTTCCACCTCAAGCTCGGCCTCGGTCTCCGCCTCCTCGGACCCGGACCGCTCCGGCCGGGGCTGACCCCCAGCAGGACCGGGCCGGAGCCGGTTCGCCTGCAGGTAGGGGCACCCCAGGGGGCGCGGGGAACTGCGCGAGGTCGGAAGGCACCGGCCTGCCGCCTCGCGCATTCCCCGCGCCCCTTGTGGTTGGCCCGCTGCCCTACCTTCACACCCCGCTGTCGGCCTCGAAGCGCACCACGACGGCCTTGGAGGTCGGCGTGTTGCTGACGTCCGCCGTGGAGTCCAGCGGCACCAGCACGTTGGTCTCCGGGTAGTACGCGGCCGCGCCGCCCCGGGCCACCGGGTAGTGCACCACCTTGAAGTGCGGCGCCCGGCGCTCCACGCCGTCCCGCCACTCGCTCACCAGGTCGACGTACGAGTCCTCGGCGAGCCCGAGCTCCGCGGCGTCGGCCGGGTTCACCAGGACCACCCGCCGGCCGCCGGTGATGCCGCGGTAGCGGTCGTCCAGGCCGTAGATGGTGGTGTTGTACTGGTCGTGCGAGCGCAGCGTCTGCAGCAGCAGCCGGCCCGCCGGGACCTCGGGGGCGGTCAGCGGGTTGACGGTGAAGTTGGCCTTCCCGGTGGCGGTCGGGAAGGTGCGGCTGTCGCGCGGGCCGTGCGGCAGGGCGAAGCCGCCGGGCTTGCGCACCTTGGTGTTGAAGTCCTCGAAGCCCGGCACCACCCGGGCGATCCGGTCGCGGATGCTGTCGTAGGAGTCGGCGAACTCCTCCCACGGCACGGTGTTCTCGGGCCCCAGCGAGGCCCGGGCCAGCCGGCAGACGATCGCCACCTCGGAGAGCAGCTCCCGGCTCGGCGGCCGCAGCCCGCCGCGCGAGGAGTGCACCATGCCCATCGAGTCCTCGACGCTGACGAACTGGTCGCCCTTGGCCGTCCGGTCCTTGTCGGTACGGCCCAGTGTCGGCAGGATCAGCGCCCGGGCGCCGGTGATCACGTGCGAGCGGTTGAGCTTGGTGGAGACGTGCACGGTGAGCCGGCAGCGGCGCATCGCGGCCTCGGTGACCTCGGTGTCCGGGGTGGCCGCGACGAAGTTGCCGCCCATCGCGAAGAAGACCTTGACCTTGCCGTCGCGCATCGCCCGGATGGTGTCCACCGAGTCGTAGCCGTGCTCGCGCGGCGGCTCGAAGTCGAACTCCTTGGCCAGCGCGTCCAGGAAGGCCGCGCTCGGGCGCTCGAAGATCCCCATCGTGCGGTCGCCCTGCACGTTGCTGTGCCCGCGCACCGGGCAGACGCCGGCGCCCGGCCGGCCCACGTTGCCGCGCAGCAGCAGGAAGTTGACGACCTCGCGGATGGTCGGGACAGCGTGCTTGTGCTGGGTCAGGCCCATCGCCCAGCAGACGATGATCTTGTCCGAGGCCAGGACGAGCCGCGCCAGCTCCTCGATCTGCTCGTACGGCAGGCCGGTGGCCGCCAGCACGGCCTCGCGGTCGGTGGAACCGGCCTCGGCGGCGAACTCCTCGAAGCCCAGGCAGTGCTCGTCGATGAAGGCGCGGTCGACGCCGTCCTCGGCCTGCAGGATCAGCTGGTTCAGCGCGCGGAACAGCGCGAGGTCGCCGCCGAGCCGGATCTGCAGGAAGAGGTCGGTGAGCTTGGTGCCGTGGCCCACCAGGCCGCGGGCGTTCTGCGGGTTCTTGAACCGTTCGAGCCCGGCCTCCGGCAGCGGGTTGACGCTGACGATCTTCGCGCCGGCCCGCTTGGCGCGCTCCAGGGCGGAGAGCATCCGGGGGTGGTTGGTGCCCGGGTTCTGGCCGGCCACGATGATCAGGTCGGCCTGGTACAGGTCCTTGAGGCTGACGCTGCCCTTGCCCACGCCCAGGGTCTCCACCAGCGCGGAGCCGGAGGACTCGTGGCACATGTTCGAGCAGTCGGGGAGGTTGTTGGTGCCGAGCTGCCGGGCGAACAGCTGGTACGCGAAGGCGGCCTCGTTGCTGGTCCGGCCCGAGGTGTAGAAGGCGGCGCCGTCGGGGGTGTCCAGCGCCGTGAGCTCATCGGCGACGATCGCGAAGGCGCGGTCCCAGGAGACCGGGACGTAGTGGGAGGCACCCTCGTCCAGCAGCATCGGCTCGGTCAGCCGGCCCTGCTGGCCGAGCCAGTACCCGGAGCGCTCGGCCAGCTCGGCCACCGGGTGGGCGGCGAAGAACTCGGCGGTGATCCGGCGCTCGGTGGCCTCCTCGGCGACGGCCTTGGCGCCGTTTTCGCAGAACTCGGCGGTGTGCGTCTTGCCGGGCTCCGGCCAGGCGCACCCCGGACAGTCGAAGCCGTCCGGCTGGTTGACCTTGAGCAGGGTGGACAGCGTCCGCCGGGCCCCCATCTGCTCCCCGGCCATCCGCAGGCTGTGCCCGATGGCGGGCAGACCGGCCGCCGCGTGCTGGGGCTCTCCCACCCGGGGCGCGTCCTGCGCCGGGTCACTCTGCGGGGCCTGCTTGGCCATGACCGCCCACCTCCTGCTTCTCGGGGCCACGCGCCGTTGCCGGCCCTGCGCCCAATCCTGTCACCTGCGGACGGACCGGTCAGCGGGCGGCCGCCACGATGCTCTCGGCGGCCCGTCGGCCGGCCAGGGCGCGCAGCAGGGCCCGGGCGGTGGCGTCGTTCTGGCGGAAGGCGGGGGAATCGGTGCGCGGGCGGGAGAAGGCCGCGTACGCCCGGCCGTTGGTGTGCGGGCCGAGCGCCGTGCGGCGCGGGTGCGGGACGTCGCCGAGGGTGGGGTCGATGATCCGGCCGTCGGCCGGTGAGACGGTGAGCAGACCGGAGCGGTGGGTGTGGGTGGCGTCGTCGACCACCTCCTCGACGATCTCCCCGGCCCGGTGCAGCCTGCGCAGCACCGGGTCGTCGGTGCGGTCCAGCACATGCTTGGGCAGGTAGCCCTCGATCAGCGCGGTGGCCCGTACGGTGTGGCCGGGGACGGTCGGGCTGGTGGCGAGGAAGGTGCCGGTGGCCTCGTCGGCCTCCACCCGGAGGTCTGCGCCCAGGAAGCGCACCACGCCGGCCTCGGAGAGCGCGAGCAGTTGGCGGAGCCGGAAGCCGGGCGGCCCGGAGGCCAGGAAGCTGAAGAACCCGAACCACCACTCGTCCAGCTCGGCCGCCACCGAGCGGGCCGTCAGCCGCCCGGACTCCATCACCCGGGGCAGCTGGGCGAAGAGCGAGAGCAGCGCCAGGAAGGCGCCGAGATCGGCGCTGTACGAGAGGTCGGCCCGGCGGTCGGCGTCGGTGGTGATGTAGTCGCGCAGGTGCTGCTGGAGCTGCTCGGCATCGTCCAGCCGCAGTCCGGCCAGCGGGTGGTCCAGGGCCTCGAAGTCCAGCCGGTCGGCGGGGTCCGGGACGGCCGTCCCGACCAGGCGGGTGAGCTCGGGGGAGTACCAGTCCCACCGGTCGTACCCGGCCAGGAACTCCGCCCAGGGCAGGGCGGTGCGCTCCGGGTGGGCGTGGAACAGCTCGTGGTAGTAGCCGAAGCCGATGTCCTTGGCCATCAACGGCCAGACGTCGCGGCGCAGTTCGAGCGGGCCGTGCCCGGCCAGCAGGGCGTCCACGGCGGTGGCGTCGAAGTAGCGGGGCAGCGGTGCGGGCGGGCCCTGGAGCCGGTAGCCGGTCTTCGAGTGGTACGGGACGCCGCGCCGTGAGCCGACGTGGATCACCGGCTCCCGGCCGGACGGGTGGTAGACCAGCCCCTCGGCGGTCTGCTCGAAGCGGCCGCCCCGGCCCTCGGTGAGCAGCGCCACCAGGTCCACGAAGGCCAGTCCGAAGCCGCGCAGGACCAGCTGCTCGCCGGGTGCGATCCCGGAGAGGTCGACGTCCGAGGAGAAGGCGGGCGGCAGGTGGAAGCGGCCGTGGCGGGCCGCGAAGGCGGCGAGCGCGTCGTGCCGGGGGTCGGGCGCCGAGCCGAGATGGCCGAGGGCCAGCACCACCTGGTCGGCCACCAGGACGCCGTCGGTCAGCTGCACCAGCTGCGGTCCGTCGGCCGGCCCGGTGACCGAGCGGGCGGTGTCCCGGTGCACGGTGACGGTGACGTGTTCGGGCAGGTCGGCGACCGCGCGGCGGAACACCCAGGCCAGGTACGCGCTCTGGGCCCGCCGGGTCGGGAAGTCGGTCGGCGCCAGGGTGCGCAGCTCCTCCCGTACGGCCGGGTCGGCGATCGGCTCGTACGGCTCGAACTCCTCGGTGTGGCGGGCCCATTCGGCCAGGGAGGGGCCGGGGCGGACGGGGCCCTCGATGGTCGAGGACTCGTCGGTGAACATGGTGACGTCCTCGGCCATCGAGTTCATCCGCAGCAGCGGGGACTGCTCGTACCGCCAGATCCGGCCGCCGCCGGGCGGGTACGGGTCGGCCAGGTGGATGTGCAGGGGCCGGTCGGCGGGCAGCAGTTCGGCGGCGTTCGCGGCCAGCCGCTCCAGCAGGCCGGTGCCGCGCGGGCCGGCGCCGATGATCACGAGAGTGCTCAACTCCGGGCACCTGCCTTCGCGTCGAGAGCGGCGAAGAAGGCGCGGGCGCGCTGCAACGGGGTCGGCGGCAGCTCACCGCTGGTGGAGCCGCGCGCGTAGTGGCGCTCCAGGTAGTACTGGCCGACGGAGAGCACGCTGGTCACGGCGATGTACCAGACCGTGGCGACCAGCAGCAGCGGGATGACCTGGTACGTCTGGTTGTAGATCACCTGAGCCGAGTACAGCAGGTCCTGGACGGCCAGCACGCTGACGATGCTGGTGCCCTTCAGGGTGCCGATCAGCATGTTCCCGGCGGTCGGCACGATCGAGCGCATCGCCTGCGGGATGACGATCCGGCGCAGCACGCGGGCCCGGCCGAGGCCGAGCGACTGGGCGGCCTCCAGCTGGCCCTGGTCGACGGAGATGATCCCGCCGCGGACCACCTCGGCGGCGTACGCGGCCTCGTGCAGGGTGAGTCCGATGACGGCGGTGAGGGTCGGGCCGAGCAGGTTGACGGTCCTGACGGTGAGGAACTCCGGGCCGAACGGGATTCCCAGGCTCAGCGTCGGGTAGAGCGCGCCGATGTTGAACCAGAACAGCAGCTGCACCAGGATCGGGGTGGAGCGGAAGATCCAGACGTAGCCCCAACTGAGCGTCCGCAGTACGGGGTTGTCGGAGAGGCGGAGCACCGCGAGGAGCGTGCCGAGCGCGAAGCCGAGCACCATGACGGCGGTGGTGAGCCAGAGCGTGAGCAGCAGGCCGTTCACGATCGAGGTCGTGGTGAAGTACTGGCCGACCACGTCCCACTGGAAGGCCCGGTTGCGTACCACGGAGTTGAGCACCATGGCCGGGAGCAGCAGCGCGGCGGCCGAGGCGAGCAGCCGGCCGGGGCGTCGGCGGGAGACGATCGGGGCGTCGGCGGTCTTGGCCAGAGGCGGCGAGGAGGCGGGCAGGACGTCGTGCGTCGTGGCCATGAGGGTGCTCCAGGGCGGGAATGGGCAGGCGAGAATCGGCCGGCCGTCACACGCGATGGGCCACGTCCCTCAACGCGGCCGGAGCCGCCGGCACTTGGCGGGGCTCCTGGTTGCACTCACTCCGTACGGGATCGTACGCATGCCCGATCGGGCACTGTCAAGAACCGTCGGGGTGACCGGTCCTGGAAATGGACAGTGGTTGACGAACTCCAAGGTTCGCTGCTCAACTTACGGCATGAACGCCGAGCAGCCCCTCGTCACGCGCTGCCACATCGACTTCGGTCGAGTGTGGTCGGCGGCGTGTTGCGGCTGACCCGGCAGCGGGCCGTCTGACCGGCCCTTTCTCTCCTTCGGAGACCCTCCCTCGGTTTTCCCCGTTCGCGGGCCGGGATGCCGTCTGCCCTGACGGAACACGGGCGCACGCTGCCGCCATCTCTCACTCCAGCCGTCACGCGCACCTCCTCCCAAGCCTGTTCAGTCCCAGCTTGTCCAGTTCAGCCGCCGCGCGCCGGGGCTCGCTCCGGCCTGCCCGCGCACCGCCGCGGCGGCACGACCGAAAGGCCCATCCCCCATGCCCGTCGAGTTCCTCGGTATCGCCGCCACCGGTGACGGCTCGGAGACCACGCCCCGCACCACGGCCGCCTTCGACCGCGACTACACCCTGCGCCTGGCCCGTGCCCATGAGGACCACGGCTGGGACCGTGTCCTCTTCGCCTACGGGGCCGGCTCCCCCGATCCGGCGCCCGCCGCCGCGTACATCGCGTCCAAGCTGGACCGGCTGCAGATCCTGCTGGCCCACCGGCCGAACGTGTCGTACCCCACCTTCGCAGCCAAGACCTTCGCCACCCTCGACCAGATCAGCAACGGCCGCCTCACGGTGCACTTCATCACCGGTGGCAACGATCACGAACAGCAGCGCGAGGGCGATTTCCTGACGAAGGACCAGCGCTACGACCGCACCCGCGAGTACATCCGAATCGTGAAGAAGGCCTGGACGAGCAAGGAGCCCTTCGACCACGAGGGCGAGTACTACCGCTTCAACGACTTCGTCTCCGACGTCCTCCCCGTCCAGCAGCCCCGGCCCGGCGTCTCCTTCGGCGGCTCCTCGCCGGCGGCGTACGCGGCCGGAGGTGCCGAGGCGGACATCTACTGCCTCTGGGGCGAGCCGCTGGCGCAGACCGCCGAGCAGATCGAGACGGTCAGGGCGGCCGCGAAGGCGGCGGGCCGGACCGACACCCCGCGCATCCAGGTGGCCTTCCGGCCCATCATCGCCCCGACCGAGGAGCTGGCCTGGGAGAAGGCCTACCGGACCGTCGACGCCATCAAGACCCGGCGGGCGGGTGGCGGGCTGATCCGCCGGTACGCGGGCACGCCCGAGAACACCGGTTCCCAGCGCCTGATCGAGATCGCCGAGGCCGGCGAGCGCTACGACCGCGCGCTGTGGACCCCGACCGCCGCCGCCACCGGCGGGGCCGGCAACTCCAACGCCCTGGTCGGCACGCCGGAGACCGTCGCCCAGGCGCTGCTGGACTACTACGACCTCGGCGTCGACATCCTCTCCGCCCGTGGCTACGACCTGCTCGGCGACGCGATCGACTTCGGCCGGTACGTGATCCCGATCGTCCGCGAGGAGGTCGCCAAGCGGGACGCCGCGAAGGCCGCCGCGCGCGAGCGCGACCGGCACCAGCTGATCGCGGTGCAGGCATGACCCTGCTGGTGGAGGTACGCCGGGTCACCCTGGACGACCCGCTGACCGAGCCGCTGGTGCGCGAGCTCACCCATGAGTACGTCAGCCGCTACGGGCCCCAGGCGCACCAGGAGATGAGCCGCTATCCGTCGGCGGAGTTCGAGCCGCCGGACGGGGTGCTGCTGCTCCTGCTGGAGGACGGCGTACCCGTGGCGGGCGGAGCGTACCGCCGCTACGACGCGAGCACGGCCGAGCTCAAGCGGATGTGGACGCACTCCGGGCACCGCCGTCGGGGCCTGGCCCGCCGGGTCCTGGTGGAGCTGGAGCGGGCGGCCGAGGCCGCGGGCTACCGGCGGATCCACCTCACCACCGGGCCGCGACAGCCCGAGGCCAAGGGCCTCTACCTGGCCACCGGCTACACCCCGCTCTTCGACGTCGCGGACGTGCCGGCGGAGTTCCGGCCGCTGCCGTTCGAGAAGCACCTGCCCGCGAAGCCCCTGTTCGAGAGGCCCCGGTCCGAGAACCACCGGTCCGAGAACCACCGGTCCGACCACTCCTGGAAGGCGCCAACCCCGTGAGACGTACCCTTCTCGCCACCGCGGCTCTGCTGCCGACGCTCGCGCTCGCGGCCTGCAGCTCCGACCCGGCCACCACCAAGACGGCAGCCCCGGCCGGGAGTTCGGCCATCGCGGCGGCGAGCCAGGACGTGGTCTCGGGGGAGCGGAAGGTCGACGCCGTCGCCGCGCTGCTGCCGGAGGACGTGCGCAAGGCCGGCAGTCTCAGGCTCGGCGCCGCCGTCGGCAGCCCGCCCACCGCCTTCTACCCGGACCCGGCCACCAAGAAGGCGGCCGGCCTGGACGTCGACTTCGCGGACGCGGTGGCCAAAGTGCTGGGCATCACCATCCAGCGCGAGGACGCCTCCTTCGAGACGACCCTCCCCGCTCTCCGCTCCGCGATCACGGAGTCCAGGATCAGCCCGCCCGAGCACCCGTGACCCCGTGTCGGCCCTCGCCCCGCGAAGGAATACCCCCATGAGCAGCAGCACAGCCACCACCGAGAAACCGGTGAGTGCCAGACCCGATGACCTCGCCGACCTCCCGGTCGTCCCCGCCCGGCACCCCTGGCGGTGGGTGGCCGGGGCCGTCGCCGTCGTCGTGGTCGCCCAGTTCCTGCACGGCCTGGCGACGAACCCCGGCTGGGACTGGCAGACCTTCAACGCCTTCCTGACCACCGAGACCATCCTCCGGGCGGTCTGGGTCACCCTCCAACTCACCTTCTACGGCACGGTCCTGGGCTTCGCGCTGGGTGCCGTCGTCGCCTTCCTGCGGCTCTCGCCCAGCCCGATCCTCCAGACCATCGCCTGGACGTACGTCTGGGCGTTCCGGTCGATCCCGCTGATCGTCCAGCTGGTCTTCTGGTTCAACCTCTCGTACCTCTACAAGCGGCTCGGCATCGGCATCCCGTTCGGCCCCACCGTGTGGTCCTTCAGCACCGTCGACGTGCTCGGCGCGCTCGGTGCGGCCGTGCTGGGGCTGGCGCTGCACCAGGCCGCGTACGCCGCCGAGATCATCCGGGCCGGGGTCATCTCGGTCGACGGCGGGCAGCTGGAGGCGGCCGCCGCGCTCGGCATCCCCCGGCTGCGGCAGATCCGGCGGATCGTGCTGCCGCAGGCGATGCGGGCCATCCTGCCGAACGCCGCCAACGAGGTCGTCTCGCTCTTCAAGGGCACCTCGATCGTCTATGTGATGGCGATCGGCGAGCTCTTCTACCAGGTGCAGGTCATCTACGGCCGCACCGGCCGGGTGGTGCCGCTGCTGATGGTGGCCACCGTCTGGTACGTGCTGCTCACCACGCTGCTGTCGATCGGTCAGTACTACGTCGAGCGGTACTTCGCCCGGGGCGCCGACCGCAACCCGCCGCCGACCCCGCTG encodes:
- a CDS encoding GNAT family N-acetyltransferase, encoding MTLLVEVRRVTLDDPLTEPLVRELTHEYVSRYGPQAHQEMSRYPSAEFEPPDGVLLLLLEDGVPVAGGAYRRYDASTAELKRMWTHSGHRRRGLARRVLVELERAAEAAGYRRIHLTTGPRQPEAKGLYLATGYTPLFDVADVPAEFRPLPFEKHLPAKPLFERPRSENHRSENHRSDHSWKAPTP
- a CDS encoding amino acid ABC transporter permease, with product MATTHDVLPASSPPLAKTADAPIVSRRRPGRLLASAAALLLPAMVLNSVVRNRAFQWDVVGQYFTTTSIVNGLLLTLWLTTAVMVLGFALGTLLAVLRLSDNPVLRTLSWGYVWIFRSTPILVQLLFWFNIGALYPTLSLGIPFGPEFLTVRTVNLLGPTLTAVIGLTLHEAAYAAEVVRGGIISVDQGQLEAAQSLGLGRARVLRRIVIPQAMRSIVPTAGNMLIGTLKGTSIVSVLAVQDLLYSAQVIYNQTYQVIPLLLVATVWYIAVTSVLSVGQYYLERHYARGSTSGELPPTPLQRARAFFAALDAKAGARS
- a CDS encoding FAD/NAD(P)-binding protein; the protein is MSTLVIIGAGPRGTGLLERLAANAAELLPADRPLHIHLADPYPPGGGRIWRYEQSPLLRMNSMAEDVTMFTDESSTIEGPVRPGPSLAEWARHTEEFEPYEPIADPAVREELRTLAPTDFPTRRAQSAYLAWVFRRAVADLPEHVTVTVHRDTARSVTGPADGPQLVQLTDGVLVADQVVLALGHLGSAPDPRHDALAAFAARHGRFHLPPAFSSDVDLSGIAPGEQLVLRGFGLAFVDLVALLTEGRGGRFEQTAEGLVYHPSGREPVIHVGSRRGVPYHSKTGYRLQGPPAPLPRYFDATAVDALLAGHGPLELRRDVWPLMAKDIGFGYYHELFHAHPERTALPWAEFLAGYDRWDWYSPELTRLVGTAVPDPADRLDFEALDHPLAGLRLDDAEQLQQHLRDYITTDADRRADLSYSADLGAFLALLSLFAQLPRVMESGRLTARSVAAELDEWWFGFFSFLASGPPGFRLRQLLALSEAGVVRFLGADLRVEADEATGTFLATSPTVPGHTVRATALIEGYLPKHVLDRTDDPVLRRLHRAGEIVEEVVDDATHTHRSGLLTVSPADGRIIDPTLGDVPHPRRTALGPHTNGRAYAAFSRPRTDSPAFRQNDATARALLRALAGRRAAESIVAAAR
- a CDS encoding amino acid ABC transporter permease, which produces MSSSTATTEKPVSARPDDLADLPVVPARHPWRWVAGAVAVVVVAQFLHGLATNPGWDWQTFNAFLTTETILRAVWVTLQLTFYGTVLGFALGAVVAFLRLSPSPILQTIAWTYVWAFRSIPLIVQLVFWFNLSYLYKRLGIGIPFGPTVWSFSTVDVLGALGAAVLGLALHQAAYAAEIIRAGVISVDGGQLEAAAALGIPRLRQIRRIVLPQAMRAILPNAANEVVSLFKGTSIVYVMAIGELFYQVQVIYGRTGRVVPLLMVATVWYVLLTTLLSIGQYYVERYFARGADRNPPPTPLQRARALVRHIRATRLIAPGGLT
- a CDS encoding LLM class flavin-dependent oxidoreductase — protein: MPVEFLGIAATGDGSETTPRTTAAFDRDYTLRLARAHEDHGWDRVLFAYGAGSPDPAPAAAYIASKLDRLQILLAHRPNVSYPTFAAKTFATLDQISNGRLTVHFITGGNDHEQQREGDFLTKDQRYDRTREYIRIVKKAWTSKEPFDHEGEYYRFNDFVSDVLPVQQPRPGVSFGGSSPAAYAAGGAEADIYCLWGEPLAQTAEQIETVRAAAKAAGRTDTPRIQVAFRPIIAPTEELAWEKAYRTVDAIKTRRAGGGLIRRYAGTPENTGSQRLIEIAEAGERYDRALWTPTAAATGGAGNSNALVGTPETVAQALLDYYDLGVDILSARGYDLLGDAIDFGRYVIPIVREEVAKRDAAKAAARERDRHQLIAVQA
- a CDS encoding transporter substrate-binding domain-containing protein — protein: MRRTLLATAALLPTLALAACSSDPATTKTAAPAGSSAIAAASQDVVSGERKVDAVAALLPEDVRKAGSLRLGAAVGSPPTAFYPDPATKKAAGLDVDFADAVAKVLGITIQREDASFETTLPALRSAITESRISPPEHP
- a CDS encoding FdhF/YdeP family oxidoreductase: MAKQAPQSDPAQDAPRVGEPQHAAAGLPAIGHSLRMAGEQMGARRTLSTLLKVNQPDGFDCPGCAWPEPGKTHTAEFCENGAKAVAEEATERRITAEFFAAHPVAELAERSGYWLGQQGRLTEPMLLDEGASHYVPVSWDRAFAIVADELTALDTPDGAAFYTSGRTSNEAAFAYQLFARQLGTNNLPDCSNMCHESSGSALVETLGVGKGSVSLKDLYQADLIIVAGQNPGTNHPRMLSALERAKRAGAKIVSVNPLPEAGLERFKNPQNARGLVGHGTKLTDLFLQIRLGGDLALFRALNQLILQAEDGVDRAFIDEHCLGFEEFAAEAGSTDREAVLAATGLPYEQIEELARLVLASDKIIVCWAMGLTQHKHAVPTIREVVNFLLLRGNVGRPGAGVCPVRGHSNVQGDRTMGIFERPSAAFLDALAKEFDFEPPREHGYDSVDTIRAMRDGKVKVFFAMGGNFVAATPDTEVTEAAMRRCRLTVHVSTKLNRSHVITGARALILPTLGRTDKDRTAKGDQFVSVEDSMGMVHSSRGGLRPPSRELLSEVAIVCRLARASLGPENTVPWEEFADSYDSIRDRIARVVPGFEDFNTKVRKPGGFALPHGPRDSRTFPTATGKANFTVNPLTAPEVPAGRLLLQTLRSHDQYNTTIYGLDDRYRGITGGRRVVLVNPADAAELGLAEDSYVDLVSEWRDGVERRAPHFKVVHYPVARGGAAAYYPETNVLVPLDSTADVSNTPTSKAVVVRFEADSGV